The segment GCTGCGTGCTGGGCCTTTACTCTTATGATGAGCACGCCGAGGATCTGAGCCTGGAGAATATCCTGAACCAGAGCATCAATCTGATCGCCAGCATGCCCACCATGATGGTGAACGCATACCAGATGAAGCGCCGCTACTACGATAAGCAGAGCATGTTCTTCCATCTGCCCAAGCCCGGCCAGAGCACGGCGGAGCACATCCTGAGCACCTACCGTCCGGATCAGAAGTTCACCCACGAGGAAGCAAAGCTGCTGGATATGTGCCTGCTGGTGCACGCCGACCACGGCGGTGGCAACTGCTCCACCTTTACCACCCGTGTGCTGTCCTCCTCCGGCACCGATACCTACTCTGCGATCGCGGCGGCCATCGGTGCGCTGAAGGGTCCCAAGCACGGCGGTGCCAACCTGATGGTGAACCGTCAGCTGAAGGATATCCTCAAGCATGTTGAAAACCCCGAGGACGACGATGAAGTTCGCGAGTATCTGCGCCGCATCCTGCGCAAGCAGGCGGGCGATGGCTCCGGTCTGATCTACGGCATGGGCCACGCGGTGTATACCATCAGCGACCCCCGTGAGGTGGTCCTGAAACAGCGTGCCCGCCATCTGGCTTACGAGAAGGGCTTTGAGGAAGAGTACAACATGCTGTGCAGCATCGAGCGGCTGGCCCCCGGCATCTTTGCCGAGGAAAAGGGCAGCACCAAGCCGGTGTGCGCCAACGTGGACCTGTTCAGCGGCCTGATCTACAATATGCTGGGCATTTCCGAGGATATCTACACCCCGTTGTTTGCCATTGCCCGTGTGCCCGGCTGGTGTGCACACCGCGTGGAAGAGGTGGTATTCGCCAACCGCATCATTCGCCCCGCTTACAAGTATCTGGGCGTGCGCCAGAAATATAAGCCGATCGAGGAACGCTGATGAATCCTTCTGTTTTGTTCGTTTTTATCCTGAGTGCTCTGCTGGGCGTGCTGCGCGCGGCAGATCTGGCCTTTGGCACCGATGCCGTTACCGGCCTGTGTCTGGTGGGCTCGGTGTGGTGGCGTTATCTGGCGCTGGGTATTGTGGTACTGGCTGCAGTGCTCGTGGGCCGTACACAGCCTTCCCGCTCTGAAGCGGTGCGCAGCCGCAGGCCGCTGGCCGGTGTGCTGGCGTTTGCCGGTGCAGTATGTTTTCTGGCCGCAGCGGGTGCACAGATCGCGCTGGGTGCAGCTTCCGGTCTGGGCGGCTTTGTGCGGTGTATTCTGGAATGCGTGTGCTCTGTGTGGCTCAGCACGATGGGCCGCTGCTGGCTGAGCCCTGACGCGTGGAAGAAGCCCTTCGGCGGGCTGTACCTTGCCGTTGCAGGAAGCCTGCTGTTCTATTGGAACGTACTGATGCGCTTTATGGAGAACAGCTCCAGCTGGCACCGGGTGCAGCCGACAGCTGCAGTGTGGCAGATGCTGGCAGTGCTGGTGTTTCTGGCAGCACTGGCTCGGGCACTGCATATCCCGCAGCCGGACAATGGCAGAACACTGTGTGCAGCCGGGCTTGCCGCCTTTGCGCTGGGCCTGTGCTGGCAGCTGCCCCAGTGCTTTGCGCTGCTGGCAGGCAATGGTATGGGCCTTGCTGTGATGCCTGACTTTTTTGCAGGGCTGGGCCTTTGCTGTGTGGGCGGCATTGGCGGCGTGTGCGCTGCAGCCTGCCTGAACAGACAGAGCTGACAAAAGTACTGGCACTCCGTTGGTGCAATTGCCCAAAACCGGCGAGTGAAAGGAAGCAAAATCGTACAAAAGCAAAAAATGATGGAAATGTCTTGTTAATTTTTTGGCAGACACTTGAAACTTTCTGCGTTTTGGTCTAAAATAAAGATACCGTGATTTATCCGATTATGGGTAAAATAATTAGGAGGTACTATTAACATGGCTGTTAGAGTTGCTATCAATGGTTTCGGTCGTATTGGTCGTCTGGCTTTCCGTCAGATGTTTGATGCTGAGGGTTACGAGGTCGTCGCAATCAACGACCTGACCAGCCCCAAGATGCTGGCTCACCTGCTGAAGTACGATACTGCTCAGGGTTCTTTCTGCGGCAAGATCGGCGAAGGCAAGCACACTGTCGAGGCTACCGAGGACTCCATCATTGTTGACGGTAAGGAAATCAAGATCTACGCTGTTAAGGATGCAAAGGATGCTCCCTGGGGCGAACTGAACGTTGACGTCGTTCTGGAGTGCACCGGCTTCTACACCAGCAAGGAGAAGAGCATGGCTCACATCCAGGCTGGCGCAAAGAAGGTTGTTATCTCTGCTCCCGCAGGCAACGATCTGAAGACTATTGTCTTCTCCGTCAACGAGAAGACCCTGACCGCTGAGGATCAGGTCATTTCTGCTGCTTCCTGCACCACCAACTGCCTGGCTCCCATGGCTAACACCCTGAACAAGACCTACCCCATCGTCTCCGGTATCATGACCACTGTTCATGCTTACACCGGCGACCAGATGATCCTGGATGGTCCTCAGCGCAAGGGCGATCTGCGCCGTGCTCGTGCTGGCGCACAGAACATCGTTCCCAACACCACCGGTGCTGCTAAGGCTATCGGCCTGGTCATCCCCGAGCTGAACGGCAAGCTGATCGGCTCTGCTCAGCGTGTGCCTGTTCCCACCGGCTCTACCACCATTCTGGTTGCTGTCGTCAAGGGCAAGGACGTCACCAAGGAGTCCATCAATGCTGCTATGAAGGCTGCTACTTCTGAGTCCTTCGGCTACAACGAGGATCAGATCGTTTCTTCTGATGTCATCGGCATGCGTTATGGCTCTCTGTTCGATGCTACCCAGACTATGGTCGCTAAGATCGACGACGACACCTATCAGGTTCAGGTCGTGTCTTGGTACGACAACGAGAACTCCTACACCTCTCAGATGGTCCGTACCATTAAGTACTTCGCTGAGAACTGCTAATCACAGCTCTACGCTCAAAAGTGCTTGAGGTGCCGTGCTGAATGACAACTAGTATTGGCTTTGCTGATACGAACATGCTGTGATCGGTACGACAACAGGATAACGAGTTCAACACCCTTCTTTTTGCGGATTTCCGTGAGAGGAAGGGTGTTTTTTTGCTTGCGGAATTCTGGATTGCTGCTTTTTTGTCTGGACAATGGTTGATTTGTTTATGCGAGAAAATATGCATTTTTTCAGGCTGGATGGATAAATTCGAATAGTAATGGCGGTGAGAAGGCAAATACAGAAAGAATGAAAAAATGAGGGGTAACGTTGATTTTTGGTCAAAGGAAAAGAGGCTTTGTCGAAGAATTAAAACAGGCAATAGATGAAAAAGGAAATCTCTTGACGAATTGGGTATTTTAGCAAGAAAATGCGTAAAATAGACTGAAATCTTATCCGTAAAATGAGCAACGATAGTGCAACGAAGTATTGTATGCAAGAAGAAAACATGCTAAAATAATACTGATAACAACAGGCTGAAATTGGTGGAAAGTTGGTATCGAAAGGTTACTCAAAGAACGAAATCTCCTGAGTTGCGGTTGGGGGAAATAAGTATGCTTTTGGTGAGTGGGAGAACAGAAAAACATCTGTACTTTCGAGCAGAGAAACTGCGCAGAATTAAATCACATGGATGAGATACCCTGGGCGAAAGATCGTCCGGGGTTATTGTGGTACAAAAACAACATAAAATCAAATTTGGAAATCCAGAGGACAAAGCGGGTGAAATGGATTCGATTGCGGAGAATACAGAACCCGTATGGAACCTGTGAAACAATACGCGGCTGTCATAATAGGGACAAGGGTACGGCAGAGAATGAAAGGCTCCGCAACCAGAAGTTCATATTTCCTTACCCGAAGAATGAACGACTGATCTTTCTGAGCGGCAGCAATGCCATCCAGAAAGAAATCTCGACCATGAGGGTGGGGTGACTGCCGGCGGACAGGTGTACGAGCCTATCCGCTCTTTGTGTTGGCCGAGATATTGATGAAGAAATTGAGTGGGATTGTGGGAAAGATTTATGAGTAAAAAACTTGCGATTGCAATGTTCGGACAGAAGCGATTATCAAGAGAAGGCGGAGTAGAGATCGTTGTCAAAGAGCTCTGCACCCGAATGGCACAGAATGGTTGTGACGTGACCTGCTACAACAGAGCAGGCCATCATGTGAGTGGTGCAGAATATGACGATGCTGGTAAAACGGAGTACGAGGGAATCCGTCAGAAGTCTGTTCCGACCATTGAACGGCGCGGACTTGCTGCGGTCAGCTCCTCCGCATTTGCGGCACTTTATAGTGCATTTGGAAAATACGATGTGGTGCACATCCACGCCGAAGGACCAGCGTTCTTTGCATGGCTGCCGAAGATGTTTGGGAAAAGAGTTGTTGTTACCGTCCATGGAACCTGTGAAATAATGTTTGTAACCAGAAAAAATCCTGATTTCATGCGGGTTTGCGC is part of the Faecalibacterium sp. HTF-F genome and harbors:
- a CDS encoding citrate synthase is translated as MNFAHSEVAALDQNTMRTLCEEYVANNYIDPETSERLGVKRGLRNPDGTGVLAGLTNVCDVVGYKKDQEGHVIPTPGKLIYRGVNINEIVDEAYRNDRFVFEEVIWLLLFGSLPNREQLDDFCEILAEHRALPEGFMDTMNAPSPNIMNKMQRCVLGLYSYDEHAEDLSLENILNQSINLIASMPTMMVNAYQMKRRYYDKQSMFFHLPKPGQSTAEHILSTYRPDQKFTHEEAKLLDMCLLVHADHGGGNCSTFTTRVLSSSGTDTYSAIAAAIGALKGPKHGGANLMVNRQLKDILKHVENPEDDDEVREYLRRILRKQAGDGSGLIYGMGHAVYTISDPREVVLKQRARHLAYEKGFEEEYNMLCSIERLAPGIFAEEKGSTKPVCANVDLFSGLIYNMLGISEDIYTPLFAIARVPGWCAHRVEEVVFANRIIRPAYKYLGVRQKYKPIEER
- the gap gene encoding type I glyceraldehyde-3-phosphate dehydrogenase, which translates into the protein MAVRVAINGFGRIGRLAFRQMFDAEGYEVVAINDLTSPKMLAHLLKYDTAQGSFCGKIGEGKHTVEATEDSIIVDGKEIKIYAVKDAKDAPWGELNVDVVLECTGFYTSKEKSMAHIQAGAKKVVISAPAGNDLKTIVFSVNEKTLTAEDQVISAASCTTNCLAPMANTLNKTYPIVSGIMTTVHAYTGDQMILDGPQRKGDLRRARAGAQNIVPNTTGAAKAIGLVIPELNGKLIGSAQRVPVPTGSTTILVAVVKGKDVTKESINAAMKAATSESFGYNEDQIVSSDVIGMRYGSLFDATQTMVAKIDDDTYQVQVVSWYDNENSYTSQMVRTIKYFAENC
- a CDS encoding glycosyltransferase family 4 protein: MSKKLAIAMFGQKRLSREGGVEIVVKELCTRMAQNGCDVTCYNRAGHHVSGAEYDDAGKTEYEGIRQKSVPTIERRGLAAVSSSAFAALYSAFGKYDVVHIHAEGPAFFAWLPKMFGKRVVVTVHGTCEIMFVTRKNPDFMRVCAA